From Peptoanaerobacter stomatis, one genomic window encodes:
- a CDS encoding DUF6240 domain-containing protein, with translation MINTLYNNKANLDKKITSNPYEDIASSNTIIKGSIIKKDGKNIRIQLGDNKTKEIFDVVTKNNLSVKQGEMLTIKKSEIETITKISNESLEKEKEREKKEIEELKKEDLQPTKENIDALKNLKNSEIPVTKENILRFATIKNSLTDFTQNINLNTLAMLMNKGYDIENIPLSQLDKIVKDESILQDKKISALENKVNKTISYDEARDISTKLYSSQMGKDIQDIIISLKKNDIEITKENVDKIYDTFSKLYDLKEINNDNIIKTLEVDDSNVSIDLLYKVKNYITTSSVSVSSVKYTENITNTLTDEDIEKMTPDIENLLEKIGIDKKDIDIAKAILKNNSQINKENVEEIKEIREVLSQIQELMDKNVAGMLIKSGVDISSMDIKQLLKEITSIINELQNVDNLQLTDEQMDLTKNLIDAIKQINSNTILKNISVKSILYSSKVGKDLYDKLFSNQTSFFSYENKVSIKASIVLNNLENIDFNRIDYKHNNISLQYLAQKHSIFNDNSNSKLQSLEYEVKYESKTEVQNGIIKHYEYMRMNLRATHINQMITNGIDPYTSDIRQVSALIQSQTIKQSKTFEKLSHLNDYTINNISSNIVAAQSEFTLKNIKKSFDLENNTGNYIDSIKYMLNEIKEKDFKELKQISKKIENILKENHTFTKDDFRKNIEQIYKHIKEMEQIISKSQGKDKEVFNKYLNEIKENIRETYKMSSKNEMIQIPFYMNGESSNANVYAKTKKNKKGNIDPNDMSVLIDLNTKNLGKMGFYIKVDNKKLSIKISGNDESVSAIKSNLQSLDNSLNSLGYDIDFIDLISPENKAKISFVNENTRDINSKVDFFI, from the coding sequence ATGATTAATACGCTATATAACAATAAGGCAAATTTAGACAAAAAAATAACCTCAAATCCATATGAAGATATTGCCTCATCAAACACGATAATAAAAGGCTCAATAATAAAAAAAGACGGCAAAAACATAAGAATACAGTTAGGAGATAACAAAACTAAGGAGATATTTGATGTAGTGACCAAAAATAATCTCAGTGTAAAACAAGGAGAAATGCTCACTATAAAAAAATCTGAGATAGAAACTATAACAAAAATAAGCAATGAATCTTTGGAAAAAGAAAAAGAAAGAGAAAAAAAAGAAATAGAAGAGCTGAAAAAAGAAGATTTACAACCTACAAAAGAAAACATAGACGCACTTAAAAACCTAAAAAATAGTGAAATACCAGTCACAAAAGAAAATATATTAAGATTTGCAACCATAAAAAACAGCTTGACAGATTTCACGCAAAACATAAATCTTAACACACTTGCAATGCTTATGAATAAAGGATATGACATAGAAAATATTCCGTTATCGCAATTAGATAAAATAGTAAAAGATGAGTCTATATTGCAAGATAAAAAAATATCAGCATTAGAAAATAAAGTTAATAAAACTATATCATATGATGAAGCACGAGATATTTCAACAAAGCTGTACAGCTCACAAATGGGTAAAGACATCCAAGATATAATAATAAGCCTAAAGAAAAATGACATTGAAATAACAAAAGAAAATGTAGATAAGATATACGATACATTTTCCAAGTTATATGATTTAAAAGAAATAAATAATGATAATATAATAAAAACATTAGAAGTAGATGACAGTAACGTATCTATAGACTTACTTTATAAAGTAAAAAATTATATAACCACATCATCTGTATCAGTTTCGTCTGTAAAATATACAGAAAATATTACAAATACTCTTACAGACGAAGATATAGAAAAAATGACGCCTGATATAGAAAATTTATTAGAAAAAATAGGAATAGACAAAAAAGATATAGATATTGCAAAAGCTATACTAAAAAATAATTCTCAGATAAACAAAGAAAATGTTGAAGAAATTAAAGAAATAAGAGAAGTATTATCACAAATACAAGAATTGATGGACAAAAATGTGGCAGGTATGCTCATAAAATCAGGTGTAGATATATCATCTATGGACATAAAACAATTACTAAAAGAAATAACATCTATAATAAACGAATTGCAAAATGTTGACAATTTACAACTCACAGACGAGCAAATGGATTTGACAAAAAATCTTATAGATGCAATCAAACAGATAAATTCAAATACAATATTAAAAAACATATCTGTAAAATCAATTTTATATTCAAGTAAAGTTGGAAAAGATTTATATGACAAATTATTTTCTAATCAAACAAGTTTTTTTAGCTACGAAAATAAAGTATCTATAAAAGCGTCAATAGTGCTAAACAATCTTGAAAACATAGATTTTAACCGCATAGATTATAAACACAACAATATATCTTTGCAATATTTAGCACAAAAACATTCTATATTTAACGATAACTCAAATTCTAAATTGCAATCATTAGAATATGAAGTGAAATATGAAAGCAAAACGGAAGTTCAAAATGGCATAATAAAGCATTACGAATATATGCGAATGAATTTAAGAGCTACTCATATAAATCAGATGATAACAAACGGAATAGATCCATATACAAGCGATATAAGACAAGTAAGTGCTTTAATTCAAAGTCAAACGATAAAACAATCCAAAACATTTGAAAAATTATCACATTTAAACGATTATACAATCAATAACATATCATCAAATATAGTAGCTGCTCAAAGTGAATTTACACTGAAAAATATAAAAAAATCATTTGATTTAGAAAATAATACAGGTAATTATATTGACAGTATAAAATATATGTTAAATGAAATCAAAGAAAAAGATTTTAAAGAATTAAAACAAATTTCAAAAAAAATAGAAAATATATTAAAAGAAAATCATACATTTACAAAAGATGATTTTAGAAAAAACATAGAGCAAATATATAAACATATTAAAGAAATGGAGCAAATAATATCAAAATCACAAGGCAAGGACAAAGAAGTATTCAATAAATATCTCAATGAAATAAAAGAGAACATAAGAGAAACTTACAAAATGTCATCAAAAAATGAAATGATACAAATACCATTTTATATGAATGGTGAATCATCAAATGCCAATGTATATGCAAAAACCAAAAAAAATAAAAAAGGCAATATAGACCCTAATGATATGAGCGTACTAATAGATTTAAACACAAAAAATTTAGGGAAAATGGGATTTTATATAAAAGTAGATAACAAAAAATTATCAATAAAAATATCAGGAAATGATGAGTCCGTATCAGCTATAAAATCTAATTTGCAATCATTAGACAACAGTTTGAACTCATTAGGATATGATATAGATTTTATAGATCTTATATCACCGGAAAATAAAGCTAAAATTTCATTTGTAAATGAAAATACAAGAGATATAAATAGTAAAGTAGACTTTTTTATATAA
- the purR gene encoding pur operon repressor: MKLKKAHRLAAIAKILSDNPNKILTFNYFAERFFSAKSTISSDISSIKAIFDEQKLGRVVTIPGAAGGVKYIPTIYKDECITFLNSLCERLSSKERILPGRFLYLIDLIYDPFVVEKIGKIFASIVNYSEADYLVTIETKGIPMAIMTAKIMNLPLLIIRKNTKISEGPSINITYVTGKNNSKIQTMSLPIKSIKKGSKVIILDDFMRGGGTIKGMHDLMKEFSVEVITSIVIIATQEPEIKKIHNYEYLISLEEQDGKNILKPSSKIISQLES; the protein is encoded by the coding sequence ATGAAATTAAAAAAAGCTCATAGATTAGCTGCGATAGCTAAAATTTTATCTGATAATCCCAATAAAATTTTGACATTCAATTATTTTGCTGAACGTTTCTTTTCCGCAAAATCAACTATAAGTTCAGATATATCATCTATAAAAGCTATATTTGATGAGCAAAAATTGGGCAGAGTTGTAACTATACCCGGGGCAGCCGGTGGAGTAAAATACATACCGACTATATATAAAGATGAGTGTATTACGTTTTTGAATTCACTTTGCGAAAGATTATCATCTAAAGAAAGGATTTTGCCTGGAAGATTTTTATATTTAATCGACCTGATATATGACCCTTTTGTAGTAGAAAAAATAGGAAAAATATTTGCTTCTATAGTTAATTATTCTGAAGCTGATTATTTGGTCACTATTGAGACAAAAGGAATACCTATGGCGATAATGACAGCCAAAATTATGAATTTACCATTACTGATAATACGAAAGAACACCAAGATATCAGAAGGTCCATCTATAAATATTACCTATGTAACTGGTAAAAATAATTCTAAGATACAAACTATGTCGCTACCTATAAAGAGCATCAAAAAAGGTTCTAAAGTTATAATTTTAGACGATTTTATGCGTGGTGGTGGAACTATCAAAGGTATGCATGACTTGATGAAAGAGTTTTCTGTTGAAGTTATAACAAGCATAGTCATAATAGCAACCCAAGAGCCTGAAATTAAGAAAATACATAATTATGAATATCTTATTTCGCTTGAAGAACAAGATGGAAAAAACATCCTCAAGCCGTCAAGCAAAATAATTTCTCAACTTGAGTCTTAA
- a CDS encoding glycosyltransferase family 4 protein, with protein MFGLKYVLSTTQLFIISFIFSIVLSCFATPFVIKLAHKIGAIDVPKDNRRVHKVPIPRLGGISIAFSFFVTTIFFNSMNKELIVLFIALFIILIMGVVDDIKDLNAKLKFFIQIVAASIVAVFAIKIEYLANPMMPMHYLFLRYMSIPITVFWIVGITNTVNLIDGLDGLAAGISAISSTTLALILFKNGDYFHTLLLISLIGSILGFLPFNFNPAKIFMGDTGALFLGFTLAVISMTATIKSAATLAVFIPILTLGIPIFDTAFAILRRAKNKQPIMQADKGHLHHRLLNNGLSQKQTVLILYMMSVILGLSAYFISETGRRFSLFILVVDIILIIFVTLKFKILKKG; from the coding sequence ATGTTCGGACTCAAATATGTGTTGTCAACAACACAATTATTTATAATATCATTTATATTTTCTATTGTACTTTCATGCTTTGCAACTCCGTTTGTAATAAAATTGGCACATAAGATAGGTGCGATAGATGTTCCAAAAGATAATAGAAGAGTGCATAAAGTTCCAATTCCAAGACTTGGAGGAATATCAATAGCATTTTCATTTTTTGTTACTACAATTTTCTTCAATTCTATGAACAAAGAGTTGATAGTACTGTTTATTGCACTTTTTATAATTTTAATTATGGGTGTTGTAGATGATATTAAAGATTTGAATGCAAAACTTAAATTTTTTATCCAAATAGTAGCTGCTTCGATTGTTGCAGTTTTTGCTATAAAAATTGAATATCTTGCAAACCCTATGATGCCGATGCATTATCTGTTTTTAAGATATATGAGCATACCTATAACTGTATTTTGGATAGTAGGTATAACTAATACAGTTAATCTAATAGACGGTCTTGACGGTTTAGCAGCAGGAATATCTGCAATATCATCCACTACTCTTGCATTGATACTTTTTAAAAATGGAGATTATTTCCATACATTGTTGTTAATCTCATTAATAGGAAGTATTTTAGGATTTTTGCCATTTAATTTCAATCCTGCAAAAATATTTATGGGTGATACAGGAGCATTATTTTTAGGATTTACTCTTGCAGTTATATCAATGACTGCAACAATAAAATCCGCTGCAACACTTGCAGTATTTATACCTATATTGACATTAGGCATACCTATATTTGATACAGCATTTGCAATATTAAGACGTGCAAAGAATAAACAGCCTATAATGCAGGCTGATAAAGGACATCTTCATCACAGACTATTGAATAACGGATTATCACAAAAACAAACGGTACTGATATTATATATGATGAGCGTTATATTAGGACTTAGTGCATATTTTATATCAGAAACAGGAAGAAGATTTTCTTTATTTATTTTGGTAGTGGATATAATACTTATAATTTTTGTTACTCTTAAATTTAAAATTCTAAAAAAAGGTTAA
- the wecB gene encoding non-hydrolyzing UDP-N-acetylglucosamine 2-epimerase — protein sequence MNKIKIMSVFGTRPEAIKMAPLVKKLYNDDIFESKVLVTGQHRQMLDSVLEIFNIKPDYDLNIMKHGQTIQDITSKVIYGTCEIIQNKFRPDLLLVHGDTSTSFSAALGAFYEKVTVGHIEAGLRTGNIYSPYPEEMNRKLIGSIATYHFAPTKNNKYNLLREYISEKNIITTGNTVIDALHSVIKDDFDFSKEDFKNIDFSKKIILLTCHRRENWGKPMEDIFFALNKIAEENNDIQIVYPVHMNPAIVKLANEKFTASNVALIKPLEYEEFANLMNKSYFIMTDSGGLQEEAPSLGKPVLVLRTETERPEAVKAGTVKVVGVDKNDIYKEANILLKDEKSYKQMANAVNPYGDGKACDRIIDFIKHIYR from the coding sequence ATGAATAAAATAAAAATTATGTCGGTTTTCGGCACAAGACCGGAAGCTATAAAAATGGCACCTCTTGTAAAAAAATTGTACAACGATGATATTTTTGAGTCAAAAGTTTTGGTAACAGGTCAACATAGACAAATGCTTGACAGCGTCTTAGAAATATTCAACATCAAGCCTGATTACGATTTGAATATAATGAAACACGGACAAACAATACAAGATATAACATCAAAAGTAATATACGGTACTTGCGAAATAATACAAAATAAGTTCCGACCTGATCTATTACTTGTACACGGCGATACTTCGACAAGTTTTTCTGCTGCACTTGGAGCATTTTATGAAAAAGTTACTGTAGGACATATAGAAGCAGGGCTTAGAACAGGCAATATATATTCTCCTTATCCGGAAGAAATGAACCGAAAATTGATAGGCTCTATTGCCACATACCATTTTGCACCTACAAAAAACAATAAATACAATCTGTTAAGAGAATATATTTCAGAAAAAAATATAATTACAACAGGTAATACGGTTATAGATGCGCTTCATAGTGTAATAAAAGATGATTTTGATTTCTCAAAAGAAGACTTTAAAAATATAGATTTTTCAAAAAAAATAATTTTGCTTACTTGTCATAGGAGAGAAAACTGGGGTAAGCCTATGGAAGATATATTCTTTGCTCTAAATAAAATCGCTGAGGAAAATAATGATATCCAGATAGTATATCCTGTGCATATGAATCCTGCTATAGTAAAATTAGCAAACGAAAAATTTACTGCAAGCAATGTTGCTCTTATAAAACCGCTTGAATATGAAGAATTTGCCAATCTAATGAATAAATCATATTTTATTATGACAGATTCAGGAGGATTACAAGAAGAAGCACCTTCACTTGGAAAACCTGTATTGGTTCTAAGAACTGAAACTGAACGTCCTGAAGCAGTGAAAGCTGGTACTGTAAAAGTTGTAGGAGTTGACAAAAATGATATATATAAAGAAGCAAATATATTGCTTAAAGATGAAAAATCATACAAACAAATGGCAAATGCAGTAAATCCTTATGGAGACGGAAAAGCTTGTGACAGAATAATAGATTTTATAAAACACATATATAGATAA
- the prfA gene encoding peptide chain release factor 1 encodes MFENLSSLKDKYADLEIKIADPEIINNQEQWQKLMKEHAELSPVVSKYNEYVKATEDIKGAKDIIANETDEDLRDLAKEELSDLEENLEKVIEELKILLLPKDPNDDKNVIVEIRGGAGGEEAALFAGVLFRMYSMYASNRRWKVELMSSNETGIGGYKEVIFMISGKGAYSRLKFESGVHRVQRVPETESQGRIHTSTVTVAVLPEAEDVEVNLDLNDVRVDVFRSSGNGGQSVNTTDSAVRLTHIPTGIVISMQDEKSQLKNKEKAFKILKAKLYDMELEKAQKEMASQRKSQVGTGDRAERIRTYNYPQGRVSDHRIGLNLYKLEAFLNGDLDEVIDALITTAQAENLNSLENI; translated from the coding sequence ATGTTTGAAAATTTGAGCTCATTAAAAGATAAATATGCGGATTTGGAAATAAAAATAGCAGACCCTGAAATCATTAATAATCAAGAACAATGGCAAAAACTGATGAAAGAGCACGCAGAGTTATCTCCGGTTGTTTCAAAATATAATGAATATGTGAAAGCAACAGAAGATATAAAAGGTGCTAAAGATATAATCGCTAATGAAACAGATGAAGATTTGAGAGATTTGGCAAAAGAAGAATTATCAGATTTGGAAGAAAATTTGGAAAAAGTAATAGAAGAATTAAAGATTTTGTTACTTCCAAAAGATCCTAATGATGATAAAAACGTAATAGTTGAAATAAGAGGCGGTGCCGGTGGAGAAGAAGCAGCACTTTTTGCAGGCGTATTGTTTAGAATGTATTCTATGTATGCTTCAAACAGAAGATGGAAAGTTGAGCTTATGTCATCAAATGAGACAGGAATAGGCGGATATAAAGAAGTAATATTTATGATTAGCGGAAAAGGTGCGTATTCAAGACTTAAATTTGAATCAGGAGTTCATAGAGTGCAAAGAGTACCAGAAACGGAATCTCAAGGAAGAATACACACATCTACAGTAACTGTCGCAGTGCTTCCCGAGGCAGAAGATGTTGAAGTAAATTTAGATTTAAATGATGTAAGAGTAGATGTATTCCGTTCATCAGGTAATGGAGGTCAGTCTGTAAATACAACAGACTCCGCTGTAAGACTTACACACATACCGACAGGAATAGTAATATCTATGCAGGATGAAAAATCACAGCTGAAGAATAAAGAAAAAGCATTCAAAATATTAAAAGCCAAATTATATGACATGGAATTGGAAAAAGCCCAAAAAGAAATGGCAAGTCAAAGAAAATCTCAAGTAGGTACAGGAGATAGGGCAGAAAGAATAAGAACATATAATTATCCTCAAGGTAGGGTATCCGACCATAGAATCGGTCTGAATTTGTATAAATTGGAAGCATTTTTAAATGGAGATTTAGACGAAGTTATAGATGCATTAATCACAACTGCTCAAGCAGAAAATTTGAATTCATTGGAAAATATATAA
- the rpiB gene encoding ribose 5-phosphate isomerase B, whose product MKIGFGCDHGGFELKKQVLKYLQDKGYECIDYGIYENQSVDYPDYAKIVAKAVLNKEVDKGILFCGTGIGISIAANKIKGIRCANLSDTYSASKCVEHNNCNMISLGGRTVGVEIAFEIVDRFLSAKFEGDRHERRVNKLMSFENEI is encoded by the coding sequence ATGAAAATAGGATTTGGCTGTGACCATGGTGGTTTTGAACTGAAAAAACAAGTTTTAAAATATCTTCAGGATAAAGGATATGAATGTATTGATTATGGGATATATGAAAATCAATCTGTAGATTATCCGGATTATGCAAAGATAGTGGCTAAAGCCGTTTTGAATAAAGAAGTAGACAAAGGTATTTTGTTTTGTGGTACAGGCATAGGCATATCAATAGCTGCCAACAAGATAAAAGGTATAAGATGTGCAAATTTATCTGATACATACAGTGCAAGTAAATGTGTAGAACACAACAACTGTAATATGATTTCTTTAGGTGGCAGAACTGTCGGTGTAGAAATAGCATTTGAAATAGTAGATAGATTTTTAAGTGCAAAGTTCGAAGGCGACAGACACGAAAGACGTGTTAATAAGTTGATGTCTTTTGAAAATGAAATATAA
- a CDS encoding L-threonylcarbamoyladenylate synthase — translation MFTQIIKIDKYNADITVKRAAEIIRAGGLVIFPTETVYGIGANALNEKSASRIYNAKGRPSDNPLIVHIADEKDIYTLGVNIDNRIEKIISAFWPGPLTLILNKSSNVPYRTTGGLDTVAVRMPSNIIANKIIKESGVPIAAPSANISGRPSITSEEFIKEEFEGKVDMIILDNNSSIGIESTVIDTTGDNIVILRPGFVTKSDIERVINEDVHIDTNLKDNTAKPKSPGMKYKHYSPNCEVYIVDGDNKIEKIYDLIKKDNLSNKKSVVIGKEEYQSLFNNFISLGKDDITAAKNIFKVLRQLDKENFDKAYFINMSDTELEFSIMDRMKKASGYKII, via the coding sequence ATGTTTACACAAATAATAAAAATAGACAAATATAATGCTGACATAACTGTAAAAAGAGCTGCCGAAATAATAAGAGCAGGAGGGCTTGTTATATTTCCTACAGAAACTGTGTACGGAATAGGAGCAAATGCTTTAAATGAAAAGTCTGCAAGTAGGATATATAACGCCAAAGGCAGACCTTCAGATAATCCTCTTATAGTTCATATAGCGGATGAAAAAGATATATACACTTTAGGTGTAAATATTGATAACAGGATAGAAAAAATAATATCTGCATTTTGGCCAGGTCCATTGACATTAATTTTAAATAAATCGTCAAATGTGCCATATAGAACTACAGGCGGATTAGATACTGTGGCTGTTAGAATGCCTTCAAATATTATTGCAAATAAAATTATAAAAGAAAGTGGCGTTCCTATAGCGGCTCCTTCAGCCAATATATCAGGACGTCCATCAATAACATCCGAAGAATTTATAAAAGAAGAATTTGAAGGAAAGGTTGACATGATAATACTTGACAATAATTCTTCAATTGGTATAGAATCTACTGTTATAGACACAACAGGTGATAATATAGTCATATTAAGACCGGGATTTGTAACAAAGTCAGACATAGAACGAGTTATAAATGAAGATGTGCATATTGATACAAATCTTAAAGACAATACAGCTAAGCCAAAATCACCTGGTATGAAATATAAACATTATAGTCCTAATTGTGAAGTCTATATAGTAGATGGAGATAATAAAATAGAAAAAATATATGATCTTATAAAAAAAGATAATTTATCTAATAAAAAAAGCGTTGTAATAGGCAAAGAAGAATATCAAAGTTTATTTAACAATTTTATCTCGCTTGGAAAAGATGACATTACAGCGGCAAAGAATATATTTAAGGTGTTAAGACAACTTGACAAAGAAAATTTTGACAAAGCATATTTTATAAATATGTCTGATACTGAGTTGGAGTTTTCAATAATGGATAGAATGAAAAAGGCATCCGGATATAAAATAATTTAG
- a CDS encoding EscU/YscU/HrcU family type III secretion system export apparatus switch protein — protein sequence MDTNGEKEILNKKAVALEYNETMNAPIVNAKGRGYVAQNMLEKAKIDGIDTYFDEELLENLMALSIGEEIPQELYEIVSKVLQYIDSLEKNIKK from the coding sequence ATGGATACTAACGGAGAGAAAGAAATATTAAACAAAAAAGCGGTCGCATTAGAATATAACGAAACTATGAATGCACCTATAGTAAATGCTAAAGGTAGAGGATATGTAGCACAAAATATGCTTGAAAAAGCAAAAATAGATGGCATAGATACGTATTTTGATGAAGAATTGTTGGAAAATCTTATGGCTCTAAGCATAGGTGAGGAAATACCACAAGAATTATATGAAATAGTATCAAAAGTGCTACAATATATAGACAGCCTTGAAAAAAACATAAAAAAGTGA
- a CDS encoding flagellin, which translates to MKLNTNILAMNSVRNLMATGLKQKTALERLSSGKKINRAADNAAGYAIAKKMALQSSGLKMASKNSLDGISLIQTAEGALNEVHSMLQRMRELSVQSSNDTNNIEDREAIQKEINQLTSEISRIGKTTEFNQMKMFSPKNEDGTYKPTMNIPVQAGANAKQMVDIEFQEMSAFTLKISGQVSGGPVDDLSNLPNHVTDAKYTTIANVVPRYDDTIPEYSLDITSQKTANAAIAVYSNAISKISEIRSILGAAQNRFEHNIKSIDAAEENVTSSMSRIEDADMAEEMTEFTKYNILQQAGTSMLAQANQLPQTVLKLLES; encoded by the coding sequence ATGAAATTAAATACAAATATTTTAGCAATGAATTCTGTAAGAAATCTTATGGCAACAGGTTTAAAACAAAAAACAGCATTAGAAAGATTATCATCAGGTAAAAAAATAAATAGGGCGGCTGACAATGCAGCAGGATATGCTATAGCAAAAAAGATGGCATTACAATCTTCAGGGCTTAAAATGGCATCAAAAAATTCATTAGACGGTATATCTTTAATACAAACAGCAGAAGGTGCTTTAAATGAAGTACATTCTATGCTACAAAGAATGAGAGAGCTATCCGTACAATCATCAAACGATACTAATAATATAGAAGATAGGGAAGCTATACAAAAAGAAATAAATCAACTTACATCGGAAATAAGTCGTATAGGTAAAACTACAGAATTTAATCAAATGAAGATGTTTTCTCCAAAAAATGAAGATGGTACCTATAAACCTACAATGAATATTCCTGTACAAGCCGGAGCCAACGCAAAACAAATGGTGGATATAGAATTTCAGGAAATGTCAGCATTTACTCTTAAAATATCCGGACAAGTTTCTGGCGGCCCTGTAGATGATTTATCTAACTTACCTAATCATGTCACAGACGCCAAATACACAACAATAGCTAATGTTGTCCCTCGTTATGATGATACAATTCCTGAATATTCATTGGATATAACTTCACAAAAAACAGCTAACGCTGCAATTGCTGTATATAGTAATGCCATATCAAAAATATCAGAAATACGTTCTATATTGGGAGCTGCACAAAATAGATTTGAACATAACATAAAGAGCATTGATGCAGCAGAAGAAAATGTAACTTCATCAATGTCGAGAATAGAAGATGCTGATATGGCTGAAGAAATGACAGAATTTACTAAATATAATATATTGCAACAAGCCGGTACATCAATGCTTGCCCAAGCAAATCAACTTCCACAGACTGTTTTAAAACTTTTAGAATCATAA
- the spoVG gene encoding septation regulator SpoVG, producing MKITDVRVRKLSEEGKMRGIVSVTFDDTFVVHDIKIIEGQNGLFIAMPSRKVNDNEFRDIAHPINSESRNELQEAILKAYEEAKVKASEVENEVHA from the coding sequence ATGAAAATCACAGACGTAAGAGTAAGAAAATTATCAGAAGAAGGTAAAATGAGAGGTATTGTTTCTGTAACTTTTGATGACACATTCGTTGTTCATGACATTAAAATAATAGAAGGACAAAACGGACTTTTCATTGCTATGCCTAGCAGAAAAGTTAATGATAACGAGTTTAGAGATATTGCGCATCCTATAAACTCAGAATCAAGAAACGAACTTCAAGAAGCTATACTGAAAGCTTACGAAGAAGCTAAAGTTAAAGCTAGTGAAGTTGAAAACGAAGTACATGCATAA
- the upp gene encoding uracil phosphoribosyltransferase, whose product MSKLTILDHPLIQHKIAIARNKNTGSGLFRQLVKEIGMLMVYEVTRDLTLEDVEIETPICKTKAKMLRGKKMAVVPILRAGIGMVDGILELVPQAKVGHIGLYRDPVTKEPVEYFCKLPQDVAQRDFILVDPMLATGGSASAAITLLKNKNIKSIRLVCLVGCPEGVKRVQTDHPDIDIYLASLDEKLNEDCYIVPGLGDAGDRIFGTK is encoded by the coding sequence ATGTCTAAATTAACTATATTAGATCATCCTTTAATACAGCATAAAATTGCAATAGCAAGAAATAAAAATACAGGTTCAGGTCTTTTCAGACAACTTGTAAAAGAAATAGGAATGTTGATGGTATATGAAGTTACAAGAGATTTGACGCTTGAAGATGTAGAAATAGAAACACCTATTTGCAAAACAAAAGCAAAGATGTTGCGAGGCAAAAAAATGGCTGTAGTTCCTATATTGAGAGCAGGTATAGGTATGGTTGACGGAATATTGGAACTTGTACCACAAGCAAAAGTAGGTCATATAGGACTTTATCGTGATCCTGTTACAAAAGAACCGGTGGAATATTTTTGCAAATTGCCACAAGATGTTGCCCAAAGAGATTTTATATTGGTAGATCCGATGCTTGCAACAGGAGGTTCTGCAAGTGCAGCCATAACATTGTTAAAAAACAAAAATATAAAATCTATAAGGCTTGTATGTCTTGTCGGTTGTCCTGAAGGTGTAAAAAGAGTTCAGACAGATCATCCTGATATAGATATATATTTGGCATCGCTTGATGAAAAATTGAATGAAGATTGTTATATAGTTCCAGGCTTGGGAGATGCCGGAGATAGAATATTCGGAACAAAATAG